DNA sequence from the Narcine bancroftii isolate sNarBan1 chromosome 11, sNarBan1.hap1, whole genome shotgun sequence genome:
ctcagggattggagggaccagcactgatccaaagtgacagataattttggagttttacatagagatggcaaacaaataacctactccaacaattgcctcaaattgtttccatttttctcagttgccttcgataatctctctcaaatgagaacaagatcccaagacaaaagacagaaccaggccaccaagcccatcgaatctgctccgtaaatacacactgagctactctgcactccttccaatttccagccttttccgcatatcccttcatgccctcactaacgagatacttgtctatttcttgtttaaatactcccagtgatctggcatccactgctgtatgaggcattaagttccacagctccatgacactctggcgaaagaagttcttcccaatctctgttttggatggataacctctaattttcttgtcctcgactcacccaccaagggaaacatcttacccgcatccaccctatctaaacctttcaaaatacaaaatatctccatgagctttcttttttaatttccgataccccaatgaatacaatccaagagctgtcaaacactcctcttacattatattttgtattctggaaatcatcctcatcattctcctctgcaccctctccaacaacatcacatcttttctcagatagggggcccaacactgcacccagtactcaaaaggaggtctcaccagtgccccatagagcctcattaacatcacttttcccttgtacactattcatcttgaaatgaatgccaacatagcattcgctttcttcatgaccaatttcacctggtcattaacttttagttttccttgcacaaggacacccttctgcaactttacggtttctacatttcctactctgtcccctatcttggtgacctctgcaaatttggccacaaaaccatttaaaccacaattcaaatcattaatttatttttccttggaatatatctatcctgcattccatttattactgccacatgccaatccagaatcgatcatgactgaacctgaacatgtttattgtgataaacatcttctaataaatgttctgggtttaatgttttaaaatgttgttgtggttcctcttcatcacctctttggaagctgaattcacaaaattttccaaatattttttcagcaataattctgtggtacagaggattactcatctttccttgaggttaaaagttgcattttgattttcttgtctcaactgaacattgtacaaggtgaaggctgattaaaatggattcagtaatgatggcctttaactttgcattattgctgtggctacacagcttgaatgataaactggtgtttctacagggaattaactcatggaaatgttctaaatacattcattggagatagacctttgtgaaaagtttattgccgttcggcaacaatccttgaaaagagatgaatcatcacccaacagagcagcccaggaataggccatttggtgaacaatgtctgtggtgaccatgatgctcatttaaattaatcccatctatcagcacatggtccatacacatcacccattattccctcttgttcatgtgcccaaccaaatgcctcttaaatcgtggtgatttcaccactatcctggcaacgtgggccagacccccaccgcactgtgcaaaaacctgcctcacttctctccttttcccctctcatgttcaatataggcatcatagtatttttacatctcccacaggggagggggaagaagaaatctaccttctccaggactacaataattggataaatttcaactaggtcatcactcagcttccaatgttccagagaaaactatccaaatttgtccaacctctccccagaaccaatgctctatcccaagcaaccccctgataaattctttttgtcatgcagcaactagaaatgcagaaaacacttgaaatgtggtctaaccacgtttatacttcatgccctgctcaatgaagaatactttctttaacaccctacacttttgttgccactttcaaggagctcgcgcttgcaccccaagatccctcattgcaactctactacaactcttctcaaagtgcaagacacttgtccagattaaactccatctgccatttctctgcccaatttatgtcatctggtttggaagggagaatatGAGGGCaactgggtgaatcagcaggagagagagtgaaacttgGAGGGGGCGGTGGGTGGTCGGCAGGTtccatgaacttggaaaattccatattcataccatcgagtcATAGAATACACAAGTGCAAtaagaggaggcagaagacaaaggttagTGGGGAGAATTTAAAATACCTTGTGACCATGATccagatggccattgtgatcaaagtgcaggtgttcagccaatctgtcatttactctccATTGGGTTTCCTTCCACAGAGGGctcggacatggttggaggaggagaATGTGAAACTTtcccctgcatgagaatccctggatggtggtaactgttgtagattgcaggggaaaatgcccgaggacagggaggaattaggagtctgtaattagttgaaagatcctactgcaagattcatcaccaacgagtaggaaagtagcttcagtctattctccctctgaaaaagatttagttaataaacaaaacaatctttcagcacaaccaggggcaaaagggctcttaatttagacttacaatcaacagactttgaagttacccaccgtaaatgactcaaaattcaattctagactcacttctggtggaagtataagagccagtggcttgctaaatcagatgagccttattctgagtttccattttgactttcacaccatcaaatgcaagccccagtttttgatccccaagtattttctatcatTACCCACtctgcaaccacacctacctgaaattggaacaaacaacagctaattttaacatgtatacatcatatacaaaataatttaccctcattttcacatcactgtcgccactgagtgataacttgtgcccgtcaggaaactgcaccagccacaaaagggtgctatttaccttggtgttactgactcttttccagtgttaattttagacataatgacatattcaacatgcacaatatttcttttcttactgacgagaactagaaagcattgtgtaaaaaagagaaaagctcgtcaaccaggagatacaaactcctgactgcaatgttgctgtgcacatttgctacattattgaagtctcacagtacttacaacagatattcaaagtcaagcaataacagaaataacagaatattacggcacggtacaagccctttgacccacgatgtgttgatcttgatatttctaacaaaaaaataataccctgtagcggctactgcggtagatgctactaaataaaggcaaacacatacaaaggtagtcaactcaagactggtttattgcagacatacacagaccttttattccctgcctgtcaatgagaatattagtgaacaccttccggtccacaggaccagcaggttaaagctacgagccattagtgccccatgcctttaggcaggggcttcatctgatccactcactgtactttggtacccagcactgttagcccgcgacgtgtcagttaagtctgtgaactgatggtggtggtttgtaatactgcgctgtgcatccgctacaaccctgtttttctttcacccatatatgactgtctaagagtctctcaaaatgctccttacgtgatattgtaatggataaatatatttggagaatttggtaatatttggtattttggtaagatttagagtaggttacatacatacacacacatacattttaaaacatcttatttgaaagactgaagaaatattgaagatctctggagaatgttctgcacattcacaagtaggtgttaagcgaactgatgtcataaaatgaatgaccattgtttggaaatggagccaggatggctacaagtacctttctgcaggctgcttacaggaaagtcactcctaggttttgtttatctaacactaggttaagcagaagaaagaactcctgttgtttggaataagacgaatggaactctgtagtagcttgcagaaataagttaccatctggaaaaccctaacggggcaaagttcatcagtgagacattgaggtgactaatggtggtacctcagttgtggaaattctggaacaacacatctctctctaaaaaccctacaagaactatcctgagcggtaaacatttacctttcgagcaccaaatcctggtgaaatttatacacattccattctgtgcacagcggaattgcctgcatccagagaacttggaagaaagagaagtaagattgaactgtgaaccaaatcacttttcttaaatttaaacacattacaaatatgtgcacttagaattaaaaagaggttaatttgggtttgttaagtatagagttaggataaagtttaattctattttcatgattaaatttgattaaaaataacttctcttttaaaaaccacttgtcttggtgaatgtctcttggtgctgggttttgggatcctttgggctcttaacaatatctgcttggataatgacattgggcctgttcaaagtaggaaatggcttctaccagcaggaatttctatttgataaaaaaatattgataggtggctggccacatacttttcctaaaaattaataccctctccctccctaaaccacattcagccccgtgacatctttctccgttgcattactgggaccaccaaagacctgacccatttcccatctctccttgcaatgccaataatggcagctgccattaagaagtgacaaatcacattttaattcagcaagcaagatgaaaatcatcctgacatactgcttaaaaaaaagggtcaacaaaccttcctaattttgtcacttcatttttattttgcttcccatggggcattagcaaaaactgtcctatccattggctcaccaaattatgagtaaaatcatgatccctgttcatgaaaacccataattttcaatgttacacagataaactaggaagaattctgtaataaaagtgaatgaaacattgaaagaatttcccccttatcaacgctgagattgtagcgcaccaggcaactgggcaagcaaaaaaggccaaatcactgcaacacttggacagtccaagatggcacagagtcccctttaccactgagcAGGAGCCTGGGCcttgcaccatgtgcgggctgagatgcccttcacttccgcgtagcggccagccagctggagagtgatgctggaagtcaggggtacgtcaccagaagtgggtgggccagtgagcacacgtggggaatttaaaccagtaaagccagtctttgttttacactcaccttgggtggatgtctctttatttggtcgcactgccgcagcggatgctacaaatggataacttcttacttgctgcaaccaaacaggtctgcaagatacaccaacctaaatagaaaacatgaccagaaatctcagagatcataaattcaaaaggattggtgaaatctttactctgtatttttaacaccaaagtcccgatatttttaaggcattcgatcaagtaactgagaaacattacattttaaacacatggtacgtcaggatcagaaggattggagcattattgttcaggtgacacaactttaaaaaataacatctagctttatgaagaatgtgatacaacaacaggaacaacggatggaatcagacacattctatgagcattgggaagcaaaaaatggattggttttccatcccttcctcagcgacccaatgaccccgacaggtcctccccgacctgcgaccatagtgtagtccaaaggatcaatcagaccccacaatggtcgcaagtcggcgttttgcccccgtgcgaggagccctgaagtcttagagcctatttttaaaatcaaatgatttgacaaacgagaacagtcacaggattgactttgtgactcagggttcattagctgggggcagccatcttaatttctgtgcgcatgcgccagcgGTCAGTTGCCGCTGGCTCCAAGGTTTCGCTTCgtcgccctcaatcggcacatgcgtatctgcaacatatgcgcgaactcaccacgcatgcgcaaaccagacttgccaatcacctgccctcgccccttcccgctgcaagtaaccccgcggcctccagcctcgccctgtcggtggcatcaggcctcgcaccgacgcctcggctccacccaaacaccccgccggtaccggccgctcccgggtggggcctggtgggctgcgggtcgcccgcttaccctggaccgcgcggctgtggAAGGTTCCGGCGCCTCCGCCAACTTATTCCCATTCGCTCCCGAGGCGacacgacggaccccgagcagacgacgctgccgcaaatgtcccgcctcctcacagcaagagccaatcaacccgcgaacccgcccatcaatccaacccgacttcagcgtccaatcaaatagcggcctcaccgaatcgaCCCGTTGCCTCGcgtaactgaagcaaccaatcagcgagcgagcgagcgaatacacaggtgaacccaatcagcatcagaagagaaatcaagcagtcgaaggatcagaagacccttcggcccttccactttttactaatccaacaacaatccaatccttgggaaacacaggatcactttgtcctggctccaggattcctctgatctcaagcaatacattgtaccccaactgcaagggagactatttattctcaatctttccttcatatttattaccgcttccaatttaatgtctgctacttttttcaaagtatctgcatctaagttcaatgcatatgatccctctacgagtgggtacggcaataaactcatcacaagtccatggatcccaatttcaaatgcaccttcaaaagcggagagaattccaaggatattacattttcattgaagacatttcttaaagtctaagcagctgatcggttattgggaaattgtgacacttggtgttcggctcctttgcattatcgtctctcgatccgtgctgctgtgtcctctcataatgttgtaaggtcctctccctttttaccaacgaccaagagatccacattcaaactttccttctatcacctgcttaaaacaccccagaaacaaatctgacgatctttgtgcacttctcatgcttcaggtaaggaaactgtacacgtgactcccgatgtaagatgagcaagaccattcgatgtgaaattggaacgtgcgcgctactgtgatgggtggaaaggcggacacacgcccaaaaaatcaaagtcaaagactcctttattacactcgcagctctgcttctattctctccctgctgctgtcgactggagtgatgtcacatccatgccggcctccaattgttcggtgttccgttctttgttgattcctgccgtgcgagttgtcccctggtatgaaagttgttggtccccgtggactctgaacagttgccacattcgtcggccatcttgtgtacagggtggcatcccagttagcatgatgccccaTCTCCCTAGAACCagcactgttcgctgctttcggtcgcctatatctgggtcgtgggggctgaatttgctaatgtccagatgtgctggtttgaggtggtcaatggtgaaagtctcttccttcgcactgatatccagcacactcaccatggtgtgtggaatgaatgatacacacccgtgaagtcgaagtcgaagactggttcgttgaactggcagctctgcttatatactctcccgctactgatgacaggtctttcgagacggcaaagccagcctcggattggtgggtgttctcgccattgctcattgcttcccactgtgcgGGATTTCACTTgggacgaagatgattggttgccgcaggatctgtgtagtcaccgcgttcgtcatgcatcttgtgtactggctttcgtcctggtgagcaggccgcctcaaccatatattttggaagaatatggaccccatatttacaaagggtggctctaacattccctttctgcttaaggcctcagtttttgaaaaggaacattaaagtaattggttctcctgttgggggtcccttgtcctcatttttcttctttttcttttagcaaggggatggaggggagatggggtggtttaatggggggggatttctttattctttcttttaactatgacaagtgtatttatattttatttgtgttattattaattgtgtgaattctttgtggattttatttataaataatatttttaaaaaatgatcagaggtcaatccacaggacgtaaagtggcctagagcaacactggggacaccctcctgccccccaccaccccaaatatcaatgtgatccactatgatcattgacaaaatcatcgaggaccccttcacccagccaacagcatcatccatctattcccgtcgggaaagagatccaggaatttcagagccagtacctccaggcccaggaacagcctcttcctccaggcagggagaacgtggaacgattgatgagctgctcatacaaatactcctccactctgctatttattcaacaatatggagttatttttctggacgtgctggacatgtatcatttgtctgttgtgtgagggcttggttgtgtgtttgcgtatgtttaccccaagaactctgttttatcaggtcgtacttgtgctatccaagggtaataaatttgatcttgtactctggagcgggtgcagaatagatttcctggatcggagaatgtatctcatgaagcaaagttgactgagtagggcttttctcttcccctcgcCCCAACCCCACAAacttgactttatttacaaattatttccaaagaggaagaccattccaagtcttttctcctcctcctgttgtatccagatattcccttcactacacattgctgcatacgtctctgtttaccttcattgccaccactttgataccgtgtggttactgcccccctctgctgttggaggagttccccttggtctcagcctctcaatgcccggttatggaaggattatgatccatccccatagtgccttcgtgttggctatgccaagcctccgtgcatccctcagcatgtacccctgcagcctggaatctTCCAGTTGGCAGCGGTCCCTCCCCGAcatatccgcttgctgaaagactggcaggacacgtttaacatagaacatgagagcacagtacaagcacttcagcccgcgatgttgtgccgaccgatgtattcataccaaaataaaaataactaaccccttcctccctcataatcctccatttttctttcatccatgtgactcagagcctcttaaatgcccctaaggtttcagccttcaccaccaccccagttctagggctcgtcccatgtccatgacctggtacacatacactgcattccctccccttgtcaccctcctgctccccccaccccgagccagtagtgaaggtggtttctgtcccaacaggtgttgcggacctcatccagggagcagatccgggagatgaacccaAACTACAACGAATTCAGCTTGCCGCAGATCAaagcacgtccgtgggccaaggtgagtgacccgaggtgaaccatagctccaggggtggttttgtcctctgggtccttccctaatactgtcccctgtcacccacctggcccttccccaaagccctcatctcccaccaggcctgtccccaaacccctccctctgctgagatcatccccaaaatactgtcaggcctgtcaacaaagcccctattccccactgggcccatccccaatgctccacccattgcttggaccatctccagagctcctgtctcccaccagggctttcaacaagcccctgtcccacaacatgcccagccaaaagtccctgtccccgtcccccacgccaattcgcctgtatccaaaggcccaacatcaggtctgtcctcccaccagaccagttccctcactgggaccctctccaatcgattacccatcacaactaccccaccaaagttctttaaacttccccttcccccacccacaggccttggtatcTGAGCTGCTTCTAGGACTcctagacagtggagatgtggggagggcagtggtccatctccttcccgttgacagtgtcccataccttcacaaagctggggaatcccctgacccttggcacacagatatctatcccatctgagccagtcctctctctctctctctctctctctctctctctccccccaccatcctggagaatgtggcccagttcagctagctgctaaagtacacactgcccttcacctcttccccaggactcctgctcccacttgtccttcaacgagctgtgtgcccacagccaggagcttccccctccgagttaaccttggccctgtgggtgagtgggtgggacatgacaagggtttgtaggtggtggaattggggtaagaaagtttgggtgagacctgggaaagagaacggtgatcatccggccggtgtgaggcattgaagacggagtcaatgccgggtccatcccccagcaTGTCTATCTCCAAAACTGACCCCGCCAAGTCCATCCTAAATAtcatcccctgccgggtccatccacaatcccgtcccctgctgggtccaaccccaaaaccgtcccccgctgaatctgtccccaataccgtccccggccgggtccatccccaattctgtgcacgccgggtccatccaaaatcccatCTCActccgagtccatccccaatcccaccccccgctgggtccatccccaatcttgtcccccactgggtccaaacccaataccgtcccccacctgatccatcccaataccatcccccactggatccattcccaaacgcatccccgccgggtccatcaacatcccatctcctgctgagtccaatcccaatgccattcccaacttggtctgtcactaattcttttgcccgacaggtcctcccacaaacccactggtctctccccaaagcccctgacccccacaaggtccatttccaaagccattgtcccccaccggctggtccccaaagctcctgcctccccacgggatctgtcctgtagccccagccctcatgtctgtcatgtctgtcctcccactggaccgatcctctcgatcaccattcagaactacccca
Encoded proteins:
- the LOC138745205 gene encoding uncharacterized protein; translated protein: MTNAVTTQILRQPIIFVPSEIPHSGNYARQRVDSVRPLFDWTLKSGWIDGRVRGLIGSCCEEAGHLRQRRLLGVRRVASGANGNKLAEAPEPSTAARSRVGVSCRPVWLQQVRSYPFVASAAAVRPNKETSTQVLWMQAIPLCTEWNVYKFHQDLVLERLKPVYFECPHSASGPEQKDQSYPCIACLPVSAIGLISHMEPHNLDDLELPSSWASGSITNGDKGQPCLVECVKLNVSEICPFVTILTKGLLYKALNQPGKKVPNLNLSSILNKKYLSTRSKARLNVLNTSQVYCPIP